In Vigna radiata var. radiata cultivar VC1973A chromosome 3, Vradiata_ver6, whole genome shotgun sequence, the following proteins share a genomic window:
- the LOC106757875 gene encoding E3 ubiquitin-protein ligase RFWD3 produces the protein MEEESSDAMNLDLNLGPGPEPETGPMSNEAVNLDEWIGEPLQRISEAVRFRARQRWRWRHLPLPHPELHVHIPPEAARHFHIPPEAHNISMELNQFLVNSGNGTALQAGEGSVAAEERVEEVPKACENVNGVAEDEASQKKDDVEKGSGTDGDFFDCNICLDLSRDPVVTCCGHLFCWPCLYRWLHLHSDARECPVCKGEVTLKGVTPIYGRGNNVRGHDEDSALKIPPRPQARRVESLRQTIQRNAFTVPVEEMIRRIGSRIDLTRDFVHPHEGEGARETAERTTSLLSRFLTARGIRREQNLGPLPEDVMAFAQNNANNNNNTAEPGDNRNRVQQSHMLRRTQSHRATLSTLSALTSAERLLEAYFRSSAIARNQEQPSPPVDDRDSFSSIGAVINSESQVDTAVEIDSMVSLSTSSSRRRNDASRLSDVDSGDSRAPRRRRLN, from the coding sequence ATGGAGGAAGAGTCCTCCGATGCAATGAACCTTGATTTGAATCTGGGTCCGGGCCCAGAGCCTGAAACTGGCCCCATGAGCAATGAAGCTGTGAACTTGGATGAGTGGATAGGAGAGCCTCTTCAGAGAATCAGCGAAGCTGTGAGGTTTAGGGCACGACAACGGTGGCGATGGCGGCATCTTCCGCTACCGCATCCTGAACTTCATGTCCACATCCCACCTGAAGCTGCGCGGCATTTTCATATACCTCCTGAGGCTCACAATATCTCCATGGAATTGAACCAGTTTCTGGTCAATTCTGGAAATGGAACTGCCTTACAGGCTGGAGAAGGCAGTGTGGCGGCCGAAGAGAGAGTGGAGGAGGTGCCGAAGGCGTGTGAGAATGTGAATGGTGTTGCAGAGGACGAGGCTTCGCAGAAGAAGGATGATGTTGAAAAGGGTAGTGGCACTGATGGGGACTTTTTTGATTGTAACATCTGTTTGGACCTCTCTAGGGATCCTGTTGTGACTTGTTGTGGCCATTTGTTTTGTTGGCCTTGCCTGTATAGGTGGTTGCATCTGCATTCAGATGCGAGAGAGTGTCCAGTTTGCAAGGGAGAGGTGACTCTCAAAGGTGTTACCCCAATATATGGCCGAGGGAACAATGTCCGAGGTCACGATGAGGATTCTGCTCTTAAGATCCCTCCCAGGCCCCAAGCAAGGAGGGTTGAGAGTCTGAGACAAACCATTCAGAGAAATGCATTTACAGTCCCTGTGGAAGAGATGATTCGGCGTATCGGGAGTAGAATTGATCTTACTCGTGATTTTGTTCACCCACATGAAGGGGAGGGTGCCCGTGAAACTGCAGAGAGAACTACTTCCTTGCTAAGTAGGTTCTTGACTGCTCGAGGGATTCGGAGAGAGCAAAATTTAGGGCCACTCCCAGAGGATGTGATGGCTTTTGCTCAGAATaatgctaataataataataatactgcTGAGCCAGGGGATAACCGAAACAGGGTGCAACAATCCCATATGCTTCGAAGAACACAATCACACAGAGCAACGCTTTCTACTCTTTCAGCACTCACTTCTGCTGAAAGGTTACTGGAGGCTTATTTCCGTAGCAGTGCAATTGCTAGGAACCAAGAACAACCTTCACCTCCAGTTGATGACAGGGATTCTTTTTCAAGCATTGGCGCTGTTATAAATTCAGAGAGTCAAGTGGACACTGCTGTGGAGATTGATTCCATGGTATCCTTGTCAACATCCTCTTCTAGGAGGAGGAATGATGCTTCAAGATTGTCTGATGTGGATAGTGGAGATTCTCGTGCTCCAAGACGCAGACGTTTGAACTGA